In one window of Vanrija pseudolonga chromosome 5, complete sequence DNA:
- the rnc1_2 gene encoding RNA-binding protein rnc1: protein MSDAPAATKRPASPLPDNTAKRAREESSPSKDVKPKISDKKMDDANHPTESTGEAGPSSGATISAPPTSIPSTPAKPGDPPAQQISMRALIVTQDASVIIGRAGAHVNEIREKSGARVTISESIPGNPERILNVFGPLDAVSKVGDAAWERSAVQGVPADRAQAFGLIVRRINDEPFDVASVPGSRAVTIKFIIPNSRMGSVIGKGGAKIKEIQEASGARLNASEVMLPGSTERILSVSGVADAVHIAVYYIGTILLEYQERNPGPSSHAGAYRQQAPAPYQAAPPSAPVGGGGGGGGGGGGGGGGGGGGQAPAPPPGSQTQQIFIPNSLVGAIIGKAGVKINEIRSQSQCQIRVTEPGTAPGPGQVANPDERLVTITGQPNNINIAVQMLYHRLEAEKAKAAGEHQQGGF, encoded by the exons ATGTCCGACGCGCCCGCAGCTACAAAGCGCCCGGCCTCGCCTCTTCCCGACAACACCGCcaagcgtgcgcgcgaggagTCTTCCCCTTCCAAGGACGTCAAGCCCAAGATCTCTGACAAGAAGATGGATGATGCCAACCACCCGACCGAGAG CACCGGCGAGGCCGGACCTTCCTCCGGCGCCACCATTTCGGCCCCTCCCACCTCGATCCCCTCGACCCCGGCCAAGCCTGGAGACCCCCCTGCGCAGCAGATTTCGATGCGCGCCTTGATCGTCACCCAGGATGCCAGCGTCATCATCGGTCGTGCGGGCGCACATGTCAACGAGATCAGG GAGAAGTCGGGAGCTCGTGTGACCATCTCAGAGTCTATCCCTGGCAACCCCGAGCGGATACTCAACGTGTTTGGCCCCCTGGACGCTGTTAGCAAGGTGGGTGATGCGGCGTGGGAGCGCAGCGCAGTGCAGGGCGTCCCCGCTGATCGCGCACAGGCATTTGGTCTTATTGTTCGCCGCATCAACGACGAGCCGTTTGACGTCGCATCTGTTCCCGGATCCCGAGCTGTTACCATCAAGTTTATCATTCCCAACTCTCGCATGGGTAGCGT TATTGGCAAGGGTGGTGCCAAGATCAAGGAGATTCAGGAGGCCTCTGGTGCCCGTCTCAACGCGAGCGAGGTGATGCTCCCTGGGTCGACTGAG CGTATCCTCTCCGTTTCAGGTGTTGCCGACGCTGTTCACATTGCCGTCTACTACATCGGCACGATCCTCCTCGAGTACCAGGAGCGCAACCCAGGCCCCTCGAGTCATGCCGGCGCGTACCGCCAGCAGGCCCCCGCTCCTTATCAGGCAGCTCCCCCATCGGCACcggtcggcggtggtggcggcgggggaggaggtggtggtggtggtggcggcggtggtggtggtggacagGCCCCCGCCCCTCCGCCTGGTAGCCAGACGCAGCAGATCTTCATCCCCAATTCGCTTGTTGGCGCTA TCATTGGCAAGGCTGGTGTCAAGATCAACGAGATTCGCTCCCAATCTCAATGTCAGATTCGGGTTACCGAGCCCGGTACCGCTCCCGGTCCTGGCCAGGTCGCCAACCCGGACGAGCGCCTTGTGACTATTACTGGGCAGCCCAACAACATCAACATTGCTGTCCAGATGCTGTaccaccgcctcgaggctgagaaggccaaggctgcggGGGAGCACCAGCAGGGAGGCTTCTAG
- the rnc1_2 gene encoding RNA-binding protein rnc1, with product MSDAPAATKRPASPLPDNTAKRAREESSPSKDVKPKISDKKMDDANHPTESTGEAGPSSGATISAPPTSIPSTPAKPGDPPAQQISMRALIVTQDASVIIGRAGAHVNEIREKSGARVTISESIPGNPERILNVFGPLDAVSKAFGLIVRRINDEPFDVASVPGSRAVTIKFIIPNSRMGSVIGKGGAKIKEIQEASGARLNASEVMLPGSTERILSVSGVADAVHIAVYYIGTILLEYQERNPGPSSHAGAYRQQAPAPYQAAPPSAPVGGGGGGGGGGGGGGGGGGGGQAPAPPPGSQTQQIFIPNSLVGAIIGKAGVKINEIRSQSQCQIRVTEPGTAPGPGQVANPDERLVTITGQPNNINIAVQMLYHRLEAEKAKAAGEHQQGGF from the exons ATGTCCGACGCGCCCGCAGCTACAAAGCGCCCGGCCTCGCCTCTTCCCGACAACACCGCcaagcgtgcgcgcgaggagTCTTCCCCTTCCAAGGACGTCAAGCCCAAGATCTCTGACAAGAAGATGGATGATGCCAACCACCCGACCGAGAG CACCGGCGAGGCCGGACCTTCCTCCGGCGCCACCATTTCGGCCCCTCCCACCTCGATCCCCTCGACCCCGGCCAAGCCTGGAGACCCCCCTGCGCAGCAGATTTCGATGCGCGCCTTGATCGTCACCCAGGATGCCAGCGTCATCATCGGTCGTGCGGGCGCACATGTCAACGAGATCAGG GAGAAGTCGGGAGCTCGTGTGACCATCTCAGAGTCTATCCCTGGCAACCCCGAGCGGATACTCAACGTGTTTGGCCCCCTGGACGCTGTTAGCAAG GCATTTGGTCTTATTGTTCGCCGCATCAACGACGAGCCGTTTGACGTCGCATCTGTTCCCGGATCCCGAGCTGTTACCATCAAGTTTATCATTCCCAACTCTCGCATGGGTAGCGT TATTGGCAAGGGTGGTGCCAAGATCAAGGAGATTCAGGAGGCCTCTGGTGCCCGTCTCAACGCGAGCGAGGTGATGCTCCCTGGGTCGACTGAG CGTATCCTCTCCGTTTCAGGTGTTGCCGACGCTGTTCACATTGCCGTCTACTACATCGGCACGATCCTCCTCGAGTACCAGGAGCGCAACCCAGGCCCCTCGAGTCATGCCGGCGCGTACCGCCAGCAGGCCCCCGCTCCTTATCAGGCAGCTCCCCCATCGGCACcggtcggcggtggtggcggcgggggaggaggtggtggtggtggtggcggcggtggtggtggtggacagGCCCCCGCCCCTCCGCCTGGTAGCCAGACGCAGCAGATCTTCATCCCCAATTCGCTTGTTGGCGCTA TCATTGGCAAGGCTGGTGTCAAGATCAACGAGATTCGCTCCCAATCTCAATGTCAGATTCGGGTTACCGAGCCCGGTACCGCTCCCGGTCCTGGCCAGGTCGCCAACCCGGACGAGCGCCTTGTGACTATTACTGGGCAGCCCAACAACATCAACATTGCTGTCCAGATGCTGTaccaccgcctcgaggctgagaaggccaaggctgcggGGGAGCACCAGCAGGGAGGCTTCTAG
- the pbp gene encoding Penicillin-binding protein 4 — translation MTSSSPSSIPFPQQFISTVSHWHATNRGPSALYLHNKDAALPASADIVIVGGGMMGASLAYFLTRPGGAGEKKKVVCLEAKDLADGASPSVGPKTYRLWHELQQPYPLGLGLSPEDAARVMQNERDNLDLVQQLVAQEGLAVDFWRGDLLETHHSQAQTDESRRLFGEWRKTREKLGLGPDDTSFIDDPKEAERISRIKGTTSVHVRPGGSVHPCVSWQWRRWRRLTSLRHKLATALMRLAIDSKASDFSFYSWTPVLAAPVRAGDGWTLKTSKGDISAGRVILATNAYTGTFFTKDDPLHSHIQPFRGQAATITPTPTYAGQHALRHTYNTKQGHYLVTTASGEIVLGGGWGALIKSGELSEAKVYGETNDGPESIDPALTKDLKSFMKDNFANWGDEAFGEGLTRTWTGIMSTSKDWLPLVGEVPGKAGLSVVAGFAGHGMSRIFTTARGYADTLSTGKWDAALLPPSFELTAERVERVAAQHRQFVAEHGAHARVVYDEIVDTGKIEPKAHGYHAFVDRLEKDYEPLLHTLHQHQEAFVGPAPESKALLSQATLDYLETARTHWEVPGFSVAVVAGPKYDGAGWRQELRGFGVANGKGKAVDEETLFAIASNSKHTTALSIGLLIDRGTRLPSGAKLDWSTKIADILPEWKLADEYASSHADIVDLMSMRTGQPSHDLAHVDGPAEETVANLRNLKPSLEIRQEFQYNNAHYITLSLVVERLSGQEYTEFVRDNFFAPLNMTSASYDHLAVRDDPRVSDGFTHAAVNKTRCREASSGPGDMDVSCTGEVKNIGWWIRSSAKSEAGAGGIILNAVDAAKWLRELLEPTVIPAWLIEKTGTPAMVTAGGFTDAIPGWSSNGYGLAQSVNHIRGDKFVWHTGGLPGQMSLIGRVPSRGVGVAIFTNDDIFGTGLHMVALARILDDLLGYEAANYEPAMFELMFPAQPANPPPPADPRAPSVPWGAVPGRYAAPGYGEVEFTQLDLLTHDETTRAVVSVLRDVEGINLASPVFLAPFNKVFATHLALTHFDGDLWNATGVLVFQPDNGEEIVGEDSGSVPAVVTAQGIGMFGMWSRSARIKAPVVEGVEEAAETWFARQ, via the exons atgacgtcgtcgtcgccgtcctctATCCCGTTCCCGCAGCAGTTCATATCGACCGTGTCACACTGGCATGCAACGAACCGCGGCCCCTCGGCGCTCTACCTCCACAACAAGGATGCCGCCCTCCCCGCGTCGGCGGACATTgtcatcgtcggcggcggcatgatgggcgcgtcgctcgcctaCTTCCTCACGAGGCcgggcggtgccggcgagaagaagaaggtcgTGTGtctcgaggccaaggacctTGCTGATGGAGCTA GCCCCAGCGTCGGCCCAAAGACCTACCGCCTCTGGCACGAGCTCCAGCAGCCGTACCCCCTCGGCCTGGGCCTCTCGCCCGAGGACGCAGCCCGCGTGATGCAGAACGAGCGGGACAACCTCGACCTGgtgcagcagctcgtcgcgcaggagGGGCTCGCGGTCGACTTCTGGCGgggcgacctgctcgaga CGCACCACTCGCAGGCGCAAACGGACGAATCGCGCCGCCTCTTTGGCGAGTGGCGCAAGACTCGCGAGAAGCTCGGCCTTGGGCCTGACGACACGTCGTTCATCGACGACCCCAAGGAGGCTGAGAGG ATCTCGCGCATCAAGGGCACGACGTCTGTGCATGTGCGCCCCGGAGGCAGCGTCCACCCGTGCGTCTcgtggcagtggcggcggtggcggaggctGACTTCGCTTAGGCACAAGCTCGCGACCGCGCTCATGCGCCTCGCCATCGACTCCAAGGCGTCCGACTTCTCCTTCTATTCCTGGACGCCCGTCTTGGCGGCGCCAGtgcgcgctggcgacggGTGGACACTCAAGACGTCCAAGGGCGACATCTCTGCGGGGCGCGTCATTCTCGCAACGAACGCGTACACGGGGACGTTCTTCACCAAAGACGACCCCCTGCACTCGCA CATCCAACCCTTCCGAGGCCAGGCGGCGACCAtcaccccgacgccgacgtacGCGGGGCAGCATGCCCTCCGGCACACTTACAACACGAAGCAGGGGCACTACCTCGTCACTACTGCCTCAGGCGAaatcgtcctcggcggcgggtggggcgCGCTCATCAAGTCGGGCGAGCTCTCCGAGGCCAAGGTGTACGGCGAGACCAACGACGGGCCCGAGAGCATCGACCCGGCGCTGACCAAGG ACCTCAAGAGCTTCATGAAAGACAACTTTGCCAActggggcgacgaggcgttTGGCGAGGGCCTGACGCGGACGTGGACGGGGATCATGTCGACGTCCAAGGACTGGCTCCcgctggtcggcgaggtgccgGGCAAGGCAGGGCTgtcggtcgtcgcgggg TTCGCAGGCCACGGCATGTCGCGCATCTTcaccacggcgcgcgggtacgccgacacgctctcAACGGGCAAGTGGGATGCTGCGCTCCTCCCGCCGTCGTTCGAGCTcacggccgagcgcgtcgagcgcgtcgccgcgcagcacCGCCAGTTCGTGGCCGAGCACggggcgcacgcgcgcgtcgtgtaCGACGAGATTGTGGACACGGGCAAGATCGAGCCCAAGGCGCATGGATACCATGCGTTCGTGGACCGCCTGGAGAAGG ACTACGAGCCGCTCCTGCACACgctccaccagcaccagGAGGCGTTCGTCGGCCCGGCGCCGGAAAGCAAGGCGCTCCTGTCCCAGGCGACGCTCGACTacctcgagacggcgcgcacgcactGGGAAGTACCCGGCTTCtcggtcgcggtcgtcgcggggcCCAAGTACGATGGTGCGGGGTGGAGGCAGGAGCTGAGGGGGTTCGGGGTCGCGAATGGTAAAGGCAAGgccgtggacgaggag ACACTCTTCGCCATCGCGTCCAACTCGAAGCACACGACGGCGCTGTCCATCGGCCTCCTGATTGACCGCGGCACGCGGCTGCCCTCgggcgccaagctcgactgGAGCACCAAGATCGCCGACATCCTGCCCGAGTGGAAGCTGGCGGACGAGTACGCTTCGAGCCACGCCGACATTGTTGACCTCATGTCCATGCGCACGGGGCAGCCGTCGCACGACCTCGCACATGTGGACGGGCCTGCCGAGGAGACGGTCGCGAACCTGCGCAACTTGAAGCCGTCGCTCGAGATCCGCCAGGAGTTCCAGTACAACAATGCGCACTACATCACGCtgtcgctcgtcgtcgagcgcctctCGGGACAGGAGTACACCGAGTTTGTGCGCGACAACTTCTTTGCCCCGCTCAACATGACCTCTGCGAGCTACGACCACTTGGCAGTGCGCGACGACCCGCGCGTGTCCGACGGGTTCACGCACGCGGCGGTCAACAAGACGCGGTGCCGcgaggcgtcgagcggcCCAGGCGACATGGACGTGAGCTGTACCGGCGAAGTGAAGAACATTGGCTGGTGGATCCGCTCGAGCGCGAAGAGCGAGGCCGGCGCAGGGGGCATCATCCTGaacgcggtcgacgcggccaagtggctgcgcgagctgctcgagccgACCGTCATCCCCGCCTGGCTGATCGAGAagacgggcacgccggccaTGGTCACGGCCGGGGGCTTCACCGACGCGATCCCAGGGTGGAGCTCCAACGGCTACGGGCTGGCGCAGAGCGTCAACCATATCCGCGGCGACAAGTTTGTGTGGCACACGGGCGGGCTGCCAGGCCAGATGAGCCTCATCGGCCGCGTGCCGTCGCGAGGAGTCGGCGTGGCGATCTTCACCAACGACGACATCTTCGGGACTGGCCTGCACAtggtcgcgctggcgcgcatcctcgacgaTCTGCTCGGGTACGAGGCGGCAAACTACGAGCCGGCAATGTTCGAGCTCATGTTCCCTGCGCAACCTGCGAACCCTCCCCCGCCGGCtgacccgcgcgcgccaagcgtGCCGTGGGGTGCTGTGCCGGGGAGGTACGCGGCACCGGGCTACGGCGAGGTGGAGTTTACCCAGCTCGACTTGCTCACgcacgacgagacgacgcgAGCGGTGGTCAGCGTGCTGCGCGACGTTGAGGGCATTAATCTGGCTTCGCCAGTGTTCTTGGCGCCCTTCAACAAGGTCTTCGcgacccacctcgccctgACGCACTTTGACGGCGACCTGTGGAACGCgaccggcgtgctcgtcttCCAGCCCGACAACGGCGAGGAgatcgtcggcgaggactCGGGCAGCGTCCCGGCGGTCGTCACGGCCCAGGGCATCGGCATGTTCGGCATGtggtcgcgcagcgcgcggaTCAAGGCGCCGGTCGTGgagggggtcgaggaggccgccgagacgTGGTTTGCAAGGCAGTAG
- the liz1_10 gene encoding Pantothenate transporter liz1 translates to MGWNPLATGKGAAPEHVTDEINPPTLDPQAEAAIQKSKEEKRFLMKLDIFLLTFGCISQIIKYLDQTNINTAYVSGMSEALKFEGNELNYFKTYFNIGYCIFLIPSQVIITRVRPSIWLPALEFIWGALTGVIAACNTSKQIYGVRVLIGLAESSCYPGTVTMLMTWYTPLEMAKRIGFYHSCQAFGGMMSGAMQTGIIRSLEGRHGIQGWQWTFIINCIMTICVALLGPFFIPDFPDKPNKLAFWLTERDYEIAQARLRRFRRESPNPINWPTFWRMLKNPMLYIMIWIYVGMLLAQSAGDYFQLWLNSLVHEDGSKVWTRTMLNAIPLGGYALQIAAVWFWSFASDILKTRWTILLAQCVIGIPGAIIMTVWNVPDAAKYYSYFILYCVAAGGPPLWAWLSDMLPSDAEQRALILGSCITAFYAINAWANILIYPAKEAPHYKFGWPVSLALWITCGLWVVGLRIYDIKVVRPRNFRAAQEAFEEAEANVRDSVEYNVGDDKVDADGKVDGKDAVQRVS, encoded by the exons ATGGGCTGGAACCCGCTCGCTACTGGCAagggcgccgcgcccgagcATGTCACCGACGAGATCAACCCGCCCACCCTCGACccgcaggccgaggcggccatccAGAAGTCCAAGGAGGAGAAACGCTTCCTCATGAAGCTCGACATCTTCCTGCTTACCTTTGGGTGTATCTC TCAGATCATCAAGTACCTCGACCAGACGAACATCAACACCGCCTATGTCTCTGGCATGTCCGAGGCGCTCAAGTTCGAAGGCAACGAGCTCAACTACTTCAAGACGTACTTCAACATTGgct aCTGTATCTTCCTCATCCCGTCCCAGGTCATCATCACCCGTGTGCGCCCGTCCATCTGGCTCCCGGCCCTCGAGTTCATCTGGGGCGCGCTCACTGGCGTCATTGCGGCCTGCAACACTAGCAAGCAGATCtacggcgtgcgcgtgcttATCGGCCTCGCTGAGAGCTCGTGCTACCCTGGTACTGTGACCATGCTTA TGACCTGGTACACCCCCCTGGAGATGGCCAAGCGCATCGGCTTCTACCACTCGTGCCAGGCCTTTGGCGGCATGATGTCCGGGGCCATGCAGACGGGCATCATCAGGAGCCTCGAGGGTCGCCACGGCATCCAGGGCTGGCAGTGGACTTTCATTATCAACTGCATCATGACCATCTGC gtcgccctcctcggcccctTCTTCATCCCCGACTTCCCCGACAAGCCCAACAAGCTGGCCTTCTGGCTCACGGAGCGCGACTACGAGATTGCGCAGGCCCGTCTCCGCCGCTTCCGCCGCGAGTCGCCCAACCCCATCAACTGGCCCACCTTCTGGCGCATGCTCAAGAACCCCATGCTCTACATCATGATCTGGATCTACGTCGGCATGCTGCTTGCGCAGAGTGCAGGAGACTATTTCCAACTCTGGCTGAATAGTCTTGTGCATGAGGATGGCAGCAAGGtgtggacgaggacgatgctCAACGCCATCCCGCTTGGTGGCTACGCGCTCCAGATCGCCGCGGTGTGGTTCTGGTCGTTTGCTTCCGACATTCTCAAGACCCGCTGGACTATTCTGCTCGCGCAGTGCGTCATCGGTATTCCCGGCGCTATTATCATGACCGTGTGGAACGTACCCGACGCGGCCAAGTACTACAGCTACTTCATCCTGTACTGtgtggcggctggcggcccGCCCCTCTGGGCCTGGCTCTCGGATATGTTGccctcggacgccgagcagcgcgcgctcatTCTCGGCTCGTGCATCACCGCCTTCTACGCCATCAACGCGTGGGCCAACATCCTCATCTAccccgccaaggaggcgCCGCACTACAAGTTTGGCTGGCCCGTGTCCCTCGCCCTGTGGATCACCTGTGGCCTCTGGGTTGTCGGTCTGCGCATCTACGACATCAAGGTCGTCCGCCCGCGCAACTTCCGGGCCGCGCAGGAGGCgttcgaggaggccgaggccaacgtgCGCGACTCGGTCGAGTACAACGttggcgacgacaaggtcgacgccgacggcaaggttGACGGCAAGGACGCCGTTCAGCGTGTTTCTTAG
- the SPAC1F7.11c_8 gene encoding putative transcriptional regulatory protein, translated as MSPAQSSPTAPRPTKRKKPLSCGECRRLKLKCELKFPCGHCVKRGLGSICPDGKLVNGSRRTKILASTQDLHDRIAALEEALKKASSASHPLLEDALYANREEVEKTNGANGNGDNEHTPGSSSSGRKHSRSPSPVSRGGPLTSTALFPPPPASAYGTRVNPNPLDFTDLGPPCCKRVPADASYIARNFLPTREIGHSLAETYFSTFGWYTQIVLRSRWDTDLVPHVYSDMTTLIKPQKLALVLLVYALGALMEPSKAPHSDMAKELFSGARGALSVDTTHSVTYVQCIYLYFTYLLNDKEDAAANSEDCWPLLRMGLAIAEAIGLHRDAGNWNLDDERALERRVVFWEMLTCDMQQSISLSRAVGIPESAIDCKLPDTPEIQFNRKCFELNKIIRRINVSLTDALPATYSQVSSIDAALDAFQRTLPAQFLPTGAPSLLDMSDPLRQRAAFQRYQLLLLINEAKLALHRVWFMSILEEVSTDPLTTPLSNSYLACLEACREIVSLVRNILSLKGEVVQRQWSYYSHLFSACVCLAASAIRAPSSSLAKAVLSELEAGILLFQMSNRSEVATLQRLRDKAAQAIAGSAKAVATEELDLLGARTFMQSASSRQPSSQIQPPLPLAWGILSSTDGTIPATADTFNPLPVNTEGVVEWPNFEMEQFLNDFGPTAWE; from the exons ATGAGCCCTGCGCAGTCATCGCCAACGGCCCCGCGGCCGACCAAGCGCAAAAAGCCATTGTCAT GTGGCGAGTGCCGGCGGCTCAAGCTCAAGTGTGAGCTCAAGTTTCCTTGCGGGCACTGCGTCAAGCGCGGTCTTGGCAG TATCTGCCCCGATGGCAAGCTGGTGAACGGATCACGGCGGAC AAAAATCTTGGCTAGCACGCAG GATCTACATGACCGTATCGCGGCGCTAGAGGAAGCGCTCAAAAAGGCGTCAAGCGCCTCCCATCCGCTGCTGGAGGATGCGCTCTACGCCAACagggaggaggtcgagaagACGAACGGCGCaaacggcaacggcgacaaCGAGCACACGCCGGGAAGCAGCTCGTCTGGACGCAAGCATTCCCGCTCGCCATCCCCAGTGTCCCGTGGAGGCCCGCTCACCTCCACGGCGCTCTTCCCTCCACCCCCCGCAAGCGCGTATGGCACGCGTGTCAACCCCAACCCACTCGACTTTACCGACCTCGGGCCTCCGTGCTGCAAGCGTGTTCCGGCCGACGCCTCGTACATAGCGCGCAACTTTCTTCCGACACGCGAGATCGGTCACTCGCTGGCCGAGACGTACTTTTCG ACTTTTGGATGGTACACGCAAATCGTCCTCCGGTCACGCTGGGACACGGACCTAGTCCCGCACGTCTACTCGGACATGACGACGCTGATCAAGCCGCAAAAGCTcgcgctggtgctgctggtgtacgccctcggcgccctcatGGAGCCCTCCAAGGCGCCGCACTCGGACATGGCCAAGGAGCTGTTCTCGGGTGCCCGAGGCGCGCTCTCAGTGGACACGACTCACAGCGTGACCTACGTCCAGTGCATCTACCTGTACTTTACCTACCTCTTGAACGACAaggaggacgcggcggccaacAGCGAGGACTGTTGGCCTTTGCTGCGAATGGGTTTGGCCATTGCAGAGGCGATCGGGCTCCACCGCGACGCAGGCAACTGgaacctcgacgacgagcgagcgctcGAGCGACGTGTCGTGTTCTGGGAGATGCTCACCTGCGACATGCAGCAAAGCATCAGCCTCAGCCGGGCCGTCGGCATTCCCGAGTCTGCAATCGACTGCAAACTCCCCGATACGCCAGAAATCCAGTTCAACAGGAAATGCTTTGAGCTCAACAAGATCATTCGGCGGATCAACGTGAGCTTGACAGACGCATTACCAGCGACGTACTCGCAGGTGTCGTCGATCGACGCTGCACTCGACGCGTTCCAGAGAACATTGCCGGCACAGTTCTTgccgaccggcgcgccgtccctCCTTGACATGTCGGACCCATTGCGGCAGAGGGCGGCGTTCCAGCGATACCAGCTGCTGTTGCTCATCAACGAGGCGAAGCTCGCCCTCCACAGGGTATGGTTCATGTCCATCCTCGAGGAGGTGTCGACCGACCCGCTCACCACGCCGCTGAGCAACTCGTACCTTGCGTGTCTCGAGGCGTGTCGCGAGATTGTCTCGCTCGTGCGCAACATCTTGTcgctcaagggcgaggtTGTCCAGCGCCAGTGGTCGTACTACTCGCACCTGTTCTCAGCGTGCGTGTGTctcgcggcgtcggcgatccGTGCGccatcgtcctcgctcgcaaAGGCCGTCctctccgagctcgaggccggcatCTTGCTGTTCCAGATGTCGAACCGCTCCGAGGTGGCCACGCTCCAACGGCTGCGCGAcaaggcggcgcaggcgatCGCCGGTTCGGCCAAGGCTGTCGccaccgaggagctcgacctgctcggcgcgcgcacgttTATgcagtcggcgtcgagccgccaGCCGTCGTCGCAGATCCAGCCGCCGCTCCCACTCGCATGGGGCATCCTGTCGAGTACGGACGGCACAATCCCAGCCACGGCCGACACGTTCAACCCGCTGCCAGTCAACACGGAGGGCGTGGTCGAGTGGCCCAACTTTGAGATGGAGCAGTTCCTCAACGACTTTGGACCGACGGCGTGGGAGTAG